One stretch of Streptomyces sp. NBC_01363 DNA includes these proteins:
- the bfr gene encoding bacterioferritin, producing MQGDPEVLEFLNEQLTAELTAINQYFLHAKMQDNFGWTKLAKYTRSESFDEMKHAEILTDRILFLDGLPNYQRLFHVRVGQTVTEMFQADRQVEVEAIDRLKRGIELMRGKGDITSANIFESILADEEHHIDYLDTQLELVEKLGEPLYIAQVIEQPDS from the coding sequence ATGCAGGGCGACCCCGAGGTCCTTGAGTTCCTGAACGAGCAGCTGACCGCAGAATTGACTGCCATCAATCAGTACTTCCTGCACGCGAAGATGCAGGACAACTTCGGCTGGACGAAGCTCGCGAAGTACACCCGCTCCGAGTCGTTCGACGAGATGAAGCACGCCGAGATCCTCACGGACCGCATCCTCTTCCTCGACGGACTGCCCAACTACCAGCGGCTGTTCCATGTACGGGTGGGCCAGACCGTCACCGAGATGTTCCAGGCCGACCGCCAGGTCGAGGTGGAGGCGATCGACCGCCTCAAGCGCGGGATCGAGCTGATGCGCGGCAAGGGCGACATCACGTCCGCGAACATCTTCGAGTCGATCCTGGCGGACGAGGAGCACCACATCGACTACCTCGACACCCAGCTGGAACTGGTCGAGAAGCTCGGCGAGCCGCTGTACATCGCCCAGGTAATCGAGCAGCCGGACAGCTAG
- a CDS encoding sulfite oxidase-like oxidoreductase codes for MGQPESREQCASEQSELPPGQRLQRGWPVTHYGPVPKFKPDRWEFRVFGATADGEKHCWNHQEFSALPFASVVADLHCVTKFSMIGAEWGGVLARTVLELAPPAPNVTHVMVWAEYGFSSNLRLSDFASDRTLFATHKGGELLTAEHGFPLRLVVPHLYAWKGPKWVRGVEYMTADRRGFWEERGYHNIGDPWSEQRYSYQEEPGDGPEL; via the coding sequence ATGGGTCAGCCGGAAAGCCGGGAACAGTGCGCGTCAGAGCAGTCCGAGCTTCCGCCGGGACAGCGACTCCAGCGTGGTTGGCCGGTTACCCACTACGGGCCCGTGCCCAAGTTCAAGCCGGACCGCTGGGAGTTCCGGGTCTTCGGGGCCACCGCCGACGGCGAGAAGCACTGCTGGAACCACCAGGAGTTCTCGGCGCTGCCGTTCGCCTCGGTCGTCGCCGACCTGCACTGCGTCACGAAATTCAGCATGATCGGTGCCGAATGGGGCGGAGTCCTGGCCCGCACGGTGCTGGAACTCGCGCCGCCCGCGCCGAACGTCACCCATGTGATGGTCTGGGCCGAGTACGGATTCAGCTCCAACCTGAGGCTCTCCGACTTCGCCTCGGACCGAACACTTTTCGCCACTCACAAGGGCGGTGAACTGCTCACCGCCGAGCACGGATTTCCGCTCCGCCTCGTCGTGCCGCATCTCTACGCCTGGAAGGGGCCCAAGTGGGTCCGGGGCGTCGAGTACATGACGGCCGACCGCCGCGGCTTCTGGGAGGAGCGCGGCTATCACAACATCGGTGACCCGTGGAGCGAGCAGCGGTACTCCTACCAGGAAGAGCCCGGGGACGGCCCCGAGCTCTGA
- a CDS encoding bacterioferritin-associated ferredoxin: MYVCSCFGITEKQVKEHADAGACTPRQIASACKAGTDCGGCVRAIQAVLGRGTCPRRELLDRKRTPGTADETTTGAGSGTEPGIAPGIARGVAPGIPLPDAA, translated from the coding sequence GTGTACGTCTGCTCGTGCTTCGGCATCACGGAGAAGCAGGTCAAGGAGCATGCGGACGCCGGGGCGTGCACACCCCGGCAGATAGCCTCGGCCTGCAAGGCGGGCACCGACTGCGGCGGCTGCGTCCGGGCCATCCAGGCCGTGCTCGGCCGCGGCACCTGCCCGCGCCGCGAACTGCTCGACCGGAAGCGGACCCCCGGCACCGCCGACGAGACCACCACGGGCGCCGGATCCGGGACGGAGCCTGGCATCGCTCCCGGCATCGCCCGGGGCGTGGCGCCGGGAATCCCGCTCCCCGACGCGGCCTGA
- a CDS encoding MacS family sensor histidine kinase, protein MARRERVVRMSVEQPLWSALTAYRILTMLYAVLLSVFGREKYDRPWVAIAFLAVMVVWTLATLPKVSGAAACTKRFLGADLTIALAGILLTPLADFEAQQVDGPTLPSIWTAGSVLAFAIKGGWRWAAFASTFVAVVNIIERGDPSRDTFHNVLLVWVASIAIGYVVEVARASERTLARALEIEAATRERERLARDIHDSVLQVLAMVQRRGTALGGEAAELGRMAGEQEVALRTLVSTGLVPTTRVSEDAAEGAVVRSVEVDDEPSGRADCDLRSLLAPHAGSRVSFAEPGAPVLLAPAAAMELAAAVSAALDNVRVHAGENAQAWILVEDWPDEVIVTVRDDGPGIPEGRLAQAEGEGRMGVALSIRGRLRDLGGTAELISVPGQGTEVELKVPKVSRGKAGSAR, encoded by the coding sequence GTGGCCAGGCGCGAGCGCGTCGTACGGATGTCGGTCGAGCAGCCGCTGTGGAGTGCGCTGACGGCGTACCGCATCCTGACGATGCTGTACGCGGTCCTGCTCTCCGTCTTCGGCCGGGAGAAGTACGACCGGCCGTGGGTGGCCATCGCCTTCCTGGCGGTGATGGTGGTCTGGACGCTCGCCACCCTTCCGAAGGTCTCGGGCGCCGCCGCCTGCACCAAGCGTTTCCTCGGCGCCGATCTGACCATCGCCCTGGCCGGGATACTCCTCACCCCGCTCGCCGACTTCGAGGCCCAGCAGGTCGACGGCCCGACGCTGCCATCGATCTGGACCGCGGGTTCCGTGCTGGCCTTCGCGATCAAGGGCGGCTGGCGCTGGGCGGCCTTCGCCTCCACCTTCGTCGCCGTCGTCAACATCATCGAGCGCGGCGACCCCAGCCGGGACACCTTCCACAACGTGCTGCTGGTCTGGGTCGCGTCCATCGCGATCGGGTACGTCGTCGAGGTCGCCAGGGCCAGTGAGCGGACCCTCGCCCGCGCCCTGGAGATCGAGGCCGCCACCCGGGAGCGGGAACGGCTGGCCCGGGACATCCACGACAGCGTGCTCCAGGTCCTCGCGATGGTGCAGCGCCGCGGCACCGCGCTCGGCGGGGAGGCGGCCGAGCTGGGCCGGATGGCCGGGGAGCAGGAGGTCGCCCTGCGCACCCTGGTCTCCACCGGCCTCGTCCCCACCACCCGGGTCTCCGAGGACGCCGCCGAGGGCGCCGTGGTCCGCAGCGTGGAGGTCGACGACGAACCGTCCGGCCGCGCCGACTGCGATCTGCGCTCCCTGCTCGCCCCGCACGCCGGCTCCCGGGTCAGCTTCGCGGAGCCGGGCGCCCCGGTGCTGCTCGCTCCCGCGGCCGCGATGGAGCTGGCGGCCGCTGTCAGTGCTGCCCTGGACAATGTCAGGGTCCACGCGGGGGAGAATGCCCAGGCCTGGATCCTCGTCGAGGACTGGCCGGACGAGGTGATCGTGACGGTCCGGGACGACGGCCCGGGAATCCCGGAGGGGCGGCTCGCCCAGGCCGAGGGGGAGGGACGGATGGGGGTGGCCCTGTCGATCCGGGGGAGGCTGCGCGACCTGGGCGGTACGGCGGAGTTGATCTCCGTGCCCGGCCAGGGCACCGAGGTCGAGTTGAAGGTTCCGAAGGTTTCACGGGGGAAGGCAGGATCAGCGAGATGA
- a CDS encoding 2-hydroxyacid dehydrogenase — protein MEILAFGVQSDEKPLIEKAFAGQHEVRCLDVFLNKDTAPIAAGYEIISTSVNADLGAGVLQTLAAGGTQMIAQRSTGFNNIDLDVAERLALRVARVSYYSPYSVAEFAWTLAMAVNRRIIRAASRTRDFDFRLDGLLGRDMRGRTAGVIGTGKIGEAFTRIAHGFGMELLGWDVAENPACLALGMKYVEKERLLAESDLISLHVPLLPATHHIIGEDALARMKDDAILVNSSRGGLIDTTALVTELRAGRFLGVGLDVYEAEAGLFFLDKSLEGVDDDTLARLVTFPNVIVTSHQAYYTEDAVGQIIDATVQNVADYLAGRRSDNVLVPALPAS, from the coding sequence GTGGAAATCCTGGCATTCGGCGTGCAGTCCGACGAGAAGCCGCTGATCGAGAAGGCCTTCGCCGGGCAGCACGAGGTCCGTTGCCTGGACGTCTTCCTGAACAAGGACACCGCCCCCATCGCGGCGGGTTACGAGATCATCTCCACCAGCGTCAACGCCGACCTGGGCGCCGGCGTCCTGCAGACCCTGGCGGCGGGCGGCACGCAGATGATCGCCCAGCGCTCCACCGGCTTCAACAACATCGACCTCGACGTCGCCGAACGCCTCGCCCTGCGGGTCGCCCGGGTCTCGTACTACTCGCCGTACTCGGTCGCCGAATTCGCCTGGACCCTCGCGATGGCCGTCAACCGCCGGATCATCCGGGCCGCGAGCCGCACCCGCGACTTCGACTTCCGGCTCGACGGACTGCTCGGCCGGGACATGCGCGGCCGTACGGCGGGCGTGATCGGCACCGGCAAGATCGGCGAGGCCTTCACCCGTATCGCCCACGGCTTCGGCATGGAACTGCTCGGCTGGGACGTCGCCGAGAACCCCGCCTGCCTCGCGCTCGGCATGAAGTACGTGGAGAAGGAGCGACTGCTCGCCGAGTCCGACCTGATCAGCCTGCACGTCCCGCTGCTGCCGGCGACCCACCACATCATCGGCGAGGACGCCCTGGCCCGGATGAAGGACGACGCGATCCTGGTCAACTCCAGTCGCGGCGGACTCATCGACACCACGGCGCTGGTCACCGAGCTGCGCGCGGGCCGCTTCTTGGGCGTCGGACTCGATGTGTACGAGGCGGAGGCCGGGCTCTTCTTCCTGGACAAGTCGCTGGAGGGCGTCGACGACGACACCCTGGCCCGGCTCGTCACCTTCCCGAACGTCATCGTCACCTCGCACCAGGCGTACTACACCGAGGACGCCGTGGGGCAGATCATCGACGCCACCGTGCAGAACGTCGCCGACTACCTGGCCGGCCGGCGCAGCGACAACGTCCTGGTCCCGGCGCTCCCGGCGAGCTGA
- a CDS encoding trp operon leader peptide — MSSASARVQDMFAQTNQNWWWTAHPAAR; from the coding sequence ATGTCATCGGCGTCCGCTAGGGTTCAGGACATGTTCGCGCAGACAAACCAGAACTGGTGGTGGACCGCTCATCCGGCGGCCCGCTGA
- a CDS encoding anthranilate synthase family protein — translation MPHRTDVVVHRLLSDDCPPFALLRRRTPGRDQDTVEVLIGRVREVDRLADLPVGELPSLALVPFRQIAERGFDVRDDGTPLSVLVADETYELPLAEVLDRLPVRDVRVEGGAFDVGDEEYAGIVRRVVEDEIGQGEGANFVIRRTFRGEIPGFGRADALALFRRLLAGERGAYWTFVVHTGDSGPEGPSPSGRRATGGRTLVGASPEVHVRMSGGTVVMNPISGTYRYPAEGPTPEGLLAFLADRKETEELSMVVDEELKMMCTVGDMGGVVIGPRLKEMAHLAHTEYELRGRSSLDVREVLKETMFAATVTGSPVQNACRVIERYEPGGRGYYAGALALLRQEPGGAQTLDSPILIRTADISADGQLRVPVGATLVRHSDPDGEVAETHAKAAGVLAALGVRPGRPRDEAARPRLAGDPRVQAALDARRDGLAPFWLRMQERTHQLSGRALVIDGEDTFTAMLAHLLRSSGLDVSVHRYDEPGLRERVRAHEGPVVLGPGPGNPGDTADPKMRLLRGLAAELVRDHRHGLLGVCLGHELIAAELGLEIVRKTVPHQGAQTRIELFGRPETVGFYNSFTARCDEAVVTELAAHGVGASVDAATGELHALRGPGFASVQFHPESVLTLRGAAIVAELLAGLPVAG, via the coding sequence ATGCCTCACCGCACCGATGTCGTCGTCCACAGACTCCTGAGTGACGACTGCCCGCCGTTCGCGCTGCTGCGCAGGCGCACCCCCGGCCGCGACCAGGACACCGTCGAGGTGCTGATCGGCCGGGTGCGGGAAGTGGACCGGCTCGCCGATCTCCCGGTCGGTGAGCTGCCCTCGCTCGCCCTGGTGCCGTTCCGGCAGATCGCCGAGCGCGGTTTCGATGTGCGCGACGACGGGACGCCGCTGTCCGTGCTGGTCGCGGACGAGACGTACGAGCTGCCGCTCGCCGAGGTGCTGGACCGTCTGCCGGTCCGGGACGTGCGGGTCGAGGGCGGCGCGTTCGACGTCGGGGACGAGGAGTACGCCGGGATCGTCCGGCGGGTCGTCGAGGACGAGATCGGGCAGGGCGAGGGCGCGAACTTCGTCATCCGGCGGACCTTCCGGGGAGAGATCCCCGGCTTCGGCCGGGCCGACGCACTGGCCCTCTTCCGGCGGCTGCTGGCCGGTGAGCGCGGCGCGTACTGGACCTTCGTCGTGCACACGGGTGACAGCGGACCCGAAGGGCCCTCCCCGTCGGGGCGGCGGGCGACGGGCGGGCGGACGCTGGTCGGCGCCAGTCCCGAGGTGCATGTGCGGATGTCCGGCGGGACGGTCGTGATGAACCCGATCAGCGGGACGTACCGCTACCCCGCCGAGGGCCCGACCCCGGAAGGTCTGCTGGCCTTCCTCGCCGACCGCAAGGAGACCGAGGAGCTCTCCATGGTGGTCGACGAGGAGCTCAAGATGATGTGCACCGTCGGCGACATGGGCGGGGTGGTGATCGGGCCGCGGCTCAAGGAGATGGCCCATCTCGCCCATACGGAGTACGAGCTGCGCGGGCGCTCCTCGCTGGATGTGCGGGAGGTGCTGAAGGAGACCATGTTCGCGGCGACGGTCACCGGCTCCCCGGTGCAGAACGCCTGCCGGGTCATCGAGCGGTACGAGCCCGGCGGGCGCGGCTACTACGCGGGGGCCCTGGCCCTGTTGCGGCAGGAGCCGGGCGGGGCGCAGACCCTGGACTCGCCGATCCTGATCCGTACCGCCGACATCTCGGCCGACGGGCAGCTGCGGGTGCCGGTCGGGGCGACGCTCGTGCGGCACTCCGATCCGGACGGCGAGGTCGCCGAGACCCATGCGAAGGCGGCCGGTGTGCTCGCCGCGCTGGGGGTGCGGCCCGGCCGGCCGCGGGACGAGGCGGCCCGGCCGCGGCTGGCGGGCGACCCGCGCGTGCAGGCCGCGCTGGACGCCCGGCGGGACGGTCTCGCGCCGTTCTGGCTGCGGATGCAGGAGCGTACGCACCAGCTGTCCGGGCGGGCGCTGGTGATCGACGGGGAGGACACCTTCACCGCGATGCTGGCGCATCTGCTCCGTTCCTCGGGCCTCGATGTGTCGGTGCACCGCTACGACGAGCCGGGGCTGCGCGAACGGGTGCGGGCGCACGAGGGTCCGGTCGTGCTGGGTCCGGGGCCGGGGAATCCGGGCGACACCGCCGATCCGAAGATGCGGCTGCTGCGCGGGCTCGCCGCGGAGCTGGTCCGTGATCACCGGCACGGCCTGCTGGGGGTCTGCCTCGGCCATGAGCTGATCGCGGCGGAGCTGGGTCTGGAGATCGTCCGCAAGACCGTGCCGCACCAGGGCGCGCAGACCCGGATCGAGCTGTTCGGGCGGCCGGAGACGGTCGGCTTCTACAACAGCTTCACCGCGCGCTGCGACGAGGCGGTGGTCACCGAGCTCGCGGCGCACGGTGTCGGGGCGAGCGTGGACGCGGCGACCGGTGAGCTGCACGCGCTGCGCGGGCCGGGCTTCGCCTCGGTGCAGTTCCACCCGGAGTCGGTGCTGACGCTGCGCGGCGCGGCCATCGTGGCGGAGCTGCTGGCGGGGCTGCCGGTGGCCGGCTGA
- a CDS encoding endonuclease/exonuclease/phosphatase family protein, which yields MVLTPLPDSRTEPDGSAVIRVLSYNIRSMRDDREALARVISACAPDLVFIQEAPRFFRWRKRAAWLAARTDLVLLSGGATAAGPLLLCSLRATVERTEDVLLPLTPGLHRRGFATSVVRIAGTRIGLLSFHLSLQRDERLAQAELLLERLDAMGVEHAIAAGDLNDVPTGSAFRRLAERLQDCWAVRPWGEENTYAPDQPRRRIDAVFATDGIEVLGCGVPAGLPGVTDADLRAATDHLPVLAALRVPAIRP from the coding sequence ATGGTCCTGACGCCACTGCCCGACTCCCGTACCGAGCCGGATGGTTCGGCCGTCATCCGAGTGCTCAGCTACAACATCCGGTCGATGCGCGACGACCGCGAGGCGCTGGCCCGCGTCATCAGCGCCTGCGCCCCCGACCTGGTCTTCATCCAGGAAGCCCCGCGCTTCTTCCGCTGGCGCAAGCGCGCGGCCTGGCTCGCGGCCCGTACCGACCTGGTCCTCCTCAGCGGCGGTGCCACGGCGGCCGGGCCGCTGCTGCTCTGCTCGCTGCGGGCCACCGTGGAGCGGACGGAGGACGTGCTGCTGCCGCTCACCCCCGGACTGCACCGCAGGGGCTTCGCCACGTCGGTGGTGCGGATCGCGGGCACCCGGATCGGTCTGCTGAGCTTCCATCTGAGCCTGCAGCGCGACGAACGCCTGGCCCAGGCGGAGCTGTTGCTGGAGCGGCTGGACGCGATGGGCGTCGAGCACGCCATCGCGGCCGGCGACCTCAACGACGTACCGACCGGGAGCGCGTTCCGGCGGCTGGCCGAGCGGCTCCAGGACTGCTGGGCGGTCCGGCCGTGGGGCGAGGAGAACACCTACGCGCCGGATCAACCGCGACGGCGCATCGACGCGGTCTTCGCGACGGACGGGATCGAGGTGCTCGGATGCGGTGTCCCCGCCGGGCTGCCCGGTGTCACCGACGCGGACCTGCGGGCGGCCACCGACCATCTGCCGGTGCTGGCGGCGCTGCGGGTGCCCGCGATCAGGCCCTGA
- a CDS encoding DUF4396 domain-containing protein gives MQHDTHQGQHSHHADRADHTGHAGHAGHAGHAGHRPGKAGWAMAARATLHCLTGCAIGEILGMVIGTALGWGNMATMVLAIVLAFLFGYTLTLRSILKAGVDFRTALRVALAADTLSIAVMELIDNGVIALWPGAMDATLSDALFWGALVLSLAAAFVVTTPVNKWMIGRGKGHAVVHQYHH, from the coding sequence ATGCAGCACGACACACACCAGGGGCAGCACAGCCACCACGCGGACCGCGCAGATCACACGGGTCACGCCGGGCACGCCGGGCACGCCGGGCACGCCGGGCATCGCCCCGGCAAGGCGGGCTGGGCCATGGCCGCTCGGGCCACGCTGCACTGCCTCACCGGCTGCGCCATCGGCGAGATCCTCGGCATGGTGATCGGCACGGCGCTCGGCTGGGGCAACATGGCGACGATGGTGCTCGCCATCGTCCTGGCCTTCCTCTTCGGCTACACGCTCACCCTGCGCTCGATCCTGAAGGCGGGCGTCGACTTCCGTACCGCCCTGCGGGTCGCCCTCGCCGCCGACACCCTGTCCATCGCGGTGATGGAGCTGATCGACAACGGCGTGATCGCGCTGTGGCCGGGCGCCATGGACGCCACCCTCTCCGACGCGCTGTTCTGGGGCGCGCTCGTGCTCTCGCTCGCCGCCGCCTTCGTCGTCACCACACCGGTCAACAAGTGGATGATCGGCCGGGGCAAGGGGCACGCGGTGGTGCACCAATACCACCACTGA
- a CDS encoding response regulator transcription factor, whose protein sequence is MSTENTQGAEEQAIRVMVVDDHPMWRDAVARDLSESGFDVVATAGDGPQAVRRAKAVTPDVLVLDLNLPGMPGVQVCKELVGSHPGLRVLVLSASGEHADVLEAVKSGATGYLLKSASTQELTEAVRSTAVGDPVFTPGLAGLVLGEYRRLASDPTPVASDEPKAPQLTERETEVLRLVAKGLSYKQIAERLVISHRTVQNHVQNTLGKLQLHNRVELVRYAIERGLDDA, encoded by the coding sequence ATGAGCACGGAGAACACCCAGGGCGCCGAGGAGCAGGCCATCAGGGTGATGGTGGTGGACGACCATCCGATGTGGCGCGACGCCGTCGCCCGTGACCTTTCCGAGTCGGGCTTCGACGTGGTGGCGACCGCCGGTGACGGACCGCAGGCGGTCCGCAGGGCGAAGGCCGTCACCCCCGATGTCCTCGTGCTCGACCTCAACCTGCCCGGTATGCCCGGCGTCCAGGTCTGCAAGGAGCTCGTCGGCTCCCACCCCGGGCTGCGGGTGCTGGTGCTCTCCGCGAGCGGTGAGCACGCCGACGTACTGGAAGCGGTCAAGTCCGGCGCCACCGGCTATCTGCTCAAGTCGGCCAGTACGCAGGAGCTGACCGAGGCCGTGCGGTCCACCGCCGTCGGCGACCCCGTCTTCACGCCGGGCCTGGCCGGACTGGTCCTCGGCGAATACCGCAGGCTCGCCTCCGACCCCACGCCGGTCGCCTCCGACGAACCCAAGGCCCCACAGCTCACCGAGCGCGAGACCGAGGTGCTGCGGCTGGTCGCCAAGGGGCTCTCGTACAAGCAGATCGCCGAGCGGCTGGTCATCTCGCACCGCACCGTGCAGAACCACGTGCAGAACACCCTGGGCAAGCTCCAGTTGCACAACCGGGTGGAGCTCGTGCGGTACGCGATCGAGCGCGGCCTCGACGACGCCTGA
- a CDS encoding class II 3-deoxy-7-phosphoheptulonate synthase, giving the protein MNANTSVAGGNTWRDLPAAQQPEYPDAEALRDVLADLASYPPLVFAGECDQLRARMGAVAKGEAFLLQGGDCAEAFDAVSADHIRAKLKTLLQMSAVLTYAASVPVVKVGRIAGQYSKPRSKPTETRDGVTLPTYRGDSVNGFAFTEKDRVPDPDRLKQMYHASASTLNLVRAFTTGGYADLRQVHAWNQDFVKSSPSGQRYEALAREIDNALNFMKACGTDPAEFKAVEFYSSHEGLLLDYESALTRTDSRTGELYDTSGHMVWIGERTRQMDGAHIEFASKIRNPIGIKLGPTTTVDEALGYIDRLDPEREPGRLTFIVRMGADKVRDKLPALVEKVTASGATVAWVTDPMHGNTFEAASGHKTRRFDDVLDEVKGFFEVHKGLGTHPGGIHVELTGDDVTECVGGGHEIFVDDLHQRYETACDPRLNRSQSLDLAFLVAEMYRDQ; this is encoded by the coding sequence GTGAACGCCAATACCTCCGTCGCCGGTGGCAACACCTGGCGAGACCTTCCCGCGGCGCAGCAGCCCGAGTACCCCGATGCCGAGGCTCTGCGCGATGTACTCGCGGACCTCGCGTCGTATCCGCCCCTCGTCTTCGCGGGCGAGTGCGACCAGCTGCGCGCCCGCATGGGAGCCGTCGCCAAGGGCGAGGCGTTCCTGCTGCAGGGCGGTGACTGCGCCGAGGCCTTCGACGCCGTGTCGGCCGACCACATCCGGGCCAAGCTGAAGACGCTGCTCCAGATGAGCGCCGTCCTGACGTACGCGGCCTCCGTGCCCGTCGTCAAGGTGGGCCGGATCGCCGGGCAGTACTCCAAGCCGCGCTCCAAGCCGACCGAGACCCGCGACGGCGTCACCCTGCCGACCTACCGCGGCGACTCCGTCAACGGCTTCGCCTTCACCGAGAAGGACCGCGTCCCGGACCCGGACCGGCTGAAGCAGATGTACCACGCATCCGCTTCCACGCTGAACCTGGTCCGCGCCTTCACCACCGGCGGTTACGCCGACCTGCGCCAGGTGCACGCCTGGAACCAGGACTTCGTGAAGTCGTCCCCGTCCGGCCAGCGGTACGAGGCGCTCGCCCGCGAGATCGACAACGCGCTGAACTTCATGAAGGCGTGCGGCACGGACCCGGCCGAGTTCAAGGCGGTCGAGTTCTACTCCTCGCACGAGGGCCTGCTGCTGGACTACGAGTCGGCGCTGACCCGCACCGACTCGCGCACCGGCGAGCTGTACGACACCTCCGGCCACATGGTCTGGATCGGTGAGCGCACCCGCCAGATGGACGGCGCGCACATCGAGTTCGCCTCGAAGATCCGTAACCCCATCGGCATCAAGCTCGGCCCGACGACCACGGTCGACGAGGCGCTCGGCTACATCGATCGCCTCGACCCCGAGCGCGAGCCCGGCCGGCTGACCTTCATCGTCCGCATGGGCGCCGACAAGGTCCGCGACAAGCTCCCGGCCCTGGTCGAGAAGGTCACCGCGTCCGGCGCCACCGTGGCGTGGGTGACCGACCCGATGCACGGCAACACCTTCGAGGCCGCCTCCGGCCACAAGACCCGCCGCTTCGACGACGTCCTGGACGAGGTCAAGGGCTTCTTCGAGGTGCACAAGGGCCTCGGTACGCACCCGGGTGGCATCCACGTCGAGCTCACCGGTGACGACGTCACCGAGTGCGTCGGTGGCGGACACGAGATCTTCGTGGACGATCTGCACCAGCGCTACGAGACGGCCTGCGACCCGCGGCTCAACCGCAGCCAGTCCCTCGACCTGGCGTTCCTGGTCGCCGAGATGTACCGGGACCAGTAG
- a CDS encoding 1-acyl-sn-glycerol-3-phosphate acyltransferase, whose protein sequence is MIYGAMKFSIGGSLKLAFRPWVEGLENIPAQGPAILASNHLSFSDSFFLPAVLDRKVTFIAKSEYFTAPGVKGKLTAAFFKGVGQLPVDRSGARGAGEAAIKAGIEVIESGGLFGIYPEGTRSPDGRLYRGKPGGLARVALATGAPVIPVAMIDTEKIQPPGQVMPKLMRPGIRIGKPLDFSRYHGMDGDRFILRSVTDEVMYEIMKLSGQEYVDIYATAAKRQIADEAKRHAEAEKHKGDESGTQG, encoded by the coding sequence TTGATCTACGGCGCAATGAAGTTCTCCATCGGCGGCTCGCTGAAGCTTGCCTTCCGGCCATGGGTGGAGGGCCTGGAGAACATTCCCGCGCAGGGACCGGCGATCCTCGCGAGCAATCACCTGTCGTTCTCGGACTCCTTCTTCCTGCCGGCCGTCCTGGACCGCAAGGTCACCTTCATCGCCAAGTCGGAGTACTTCACCGCACCCGGCGTGAAGGGCAAGCTGACCGCGGCCTTCTTCAAGGGCGTCGGCCAGCTCCCGGTGGACCGCTCGGGAGCCCGCGGCGCCGGTGAGGCGGCCATCAAGGCGGGCATCGAGGTCATCGAGAGCGGCGGCCTCTTCGGCATCTACCCGGAGGGCACCCGTTCGCCCGACGGCCGTCTCTACCGGGGCAAGCCCGGCGGGCTCGCCAGGGTGGCGCTGGCCACCGGAGCGCCCGTCATCCCCGTCGCGATGATCGACACGGAGAAGATCCAGCCGCCCGGCCAGGTGATGCCCAAGCTGATGCGCCCGGGGATCAGGATCGGCAAGCCGCTCGACTTCAGCCGCTACCACGGCATGGACGGGGACCGCTTCATCCTGCGCTCGGTCACCGACGAGGTGATGTACGAGATCATGAAGCTCTCCGGCCAGGAGTACGTCGACATCTACGCGACGGCGGCCAAGCGGCAGATCGCGGACGAGGCGAAGCGCCACGCCGAGGCGGAGAAGCACAAGGGCGACGAGTCCGGAACGCAAGGCTGA
- a CDS encoding carboxylesterase: MPVLPGAEPFRHEGGEVGVLLCHGFTGSPQSLRPWAEYLAERGLTVSLPLLPGHGTRWEDMQLTGWQDWYAEVDRELRALLERCGQVFVFGLSMGGALTLRLAAKHGDAISGLVLVNPANKVHGLSAYALPVARHLVRTTKGLASDIALPGSDEVGYDRVPLHAAHSLRKFFRLVDAELPQVTQPIVLLHSPQDHVVPPADSARILSRVSSTDVEEILLEQSYHVATLDHDAERIFDESYRFIGRLAPSVGKKGSTSGG; the protein is encoded by the coding sequence GTGCCGGTCCTTCCTGGAGCCGAGCCGTTCCGCCACGAGGGCGGAGAGGTCGGCGTCCTCCTCTGCCACGGATTCACCGGTTCCCCGCAGTCGCTGCGCCCCTGGGCGGAATACCTGGCGGAGCGCGGGCTCACCGTCTCGCTGCCCCTGCTGCCGGGGCACGGCACCCGCTGGGAGGACATGCAGCTCACGGGCTGGCAGGACTGGTACGCGGAGGTGGACCGGGAGCTGCGCGCCCTGCTGGAGCGGTGCGGCCAGGTCTTCGTCTTCGGACTGTCCATGGGAGGCGCACTGACGCTGCGGCTGGCGGCGAAGCACGGGGACGCGATCAGCGGTCTGGTGCTGGTCAACCCGGCGAACAAGGTGCACGGCCTGTCGGCGTACGCGCTGCCGGTCGCCCGCCATCTGGTACGGACGACGAAGGGGCTGGCGAGCGACATCGCCCTGCCGGGCTCCGACGAGGTGGGGTACGACCGGGTGCCGTTGCACGCGGCGCATTCGCTGCGGAAGTTCTTCCGCCTGGTCGACGCCGAGCTGCCCCAGGTCACCCAGCCGATCGTGCTGCTGCACAGCCCGCAGGACCATGTGGTGCCGCCCGCCGACTCGGCCCGCATCCTCAGCCGGGTGTCGTCGACGGACGTCGAGGAGATCCTGCTGGAACAGAGTTACCACGTCGCGACGTTGGACCACGATGCGGAGCGGATCTTCGACGAGAGCTACCGGTTCATCGGCCGCCTCGCCCCGAGCGTCGGAAAGAAGGGGAGCACGTCAGGTGGCTGA